One Pyrofollis japonicus DNA window includes the following coding sequences:
- a CDS encoding alpha/beta hydrolase — MQPIVAIASLVLTFIGFLTALAYVSARRLLKPPRKVEEWSPRDLGFDFKDVEVVTRDNVKLRGWFIDVGGKKTVIAIHGYTSSKWDTGYMKPVLELLAKSGYNVAMFDFRAHGSSEGEYTTLGYTEIEDYKEIISWIKNQFPDKAVKIGVIGYSMGGAVSIMLNALEDRVDATIADSPYINIVSSGKRWIKRIKGPMRYLLLLSYPLIIRFASRIAKVDVDALNMMNYADKLKKPLLVIAGKEDDLVSLDEVKKFYEKAVSSGKHVELWITDARHVESILKYPQEYREKVISFLERWL; from the coding sequence GTGCAGCCCATTGTCGCTATTGCATCCCTTGTGCTAACGTTTATCGGGTTCCTTACAGCGCTCGCATATGTCTCTGCTCGCCGCCTACTAAAACCTCCACGAAAGGTAGAAGAATGGAGTCCTCGTGATCTTGGCTTCGATTTTAAAGATGTAGAAGTTGTTACAAGAGATAATGTGAAATTACGCGGCTGGTTTATTGATGTAGGCGGTAAGAAGACCGTCATAGCTATACATGGATATACTTCAAGTAAGTGGGATACAGGATATATGAAGCCTGTTTTGGAGCTTCTCGCGAAAAGTGGTTACAATGTCGCAATGTTCGATTTTAGGGCGCACGGTTCAAGCGAAGGGGAATACACTACTCTCGGTTACACAGAGATCGAGGATTATAAAGAGATAATATCTTGGATTAAGAATCAGTTCCCTGATAAAGCCGTGAAAATAGGCGTAATAGGCTACTCCATGGGTGGAGCTGTTTCTATAATGCTTAATGCATTAGAAGACAGAGTTGACGCGACAATAGCTGATAGCCCGTATATTAATATCGTATCGTCGGGAAAGAGGTGGATCAAACGCATTAAGGGCCCAATGAGGTATCTTCTTCTCCTCTCCTATCCATTAATAATTAGATTCGCATCAAGAATCGCAAAAGTAGACGTAGACGCACTTAATATGATGAACTATGCTGATAAACTCAAAAAGCCTCTTTTAGTTATTGCAGGCAAAGAAGATGATCTCGTCTCTCTTGACGAAGTAAAAAAGTTTTACGAAAAAGCTGTTTCTTCCGGCAAGCACGTCGAATTATGGATTACTGATGCTAGGCATGTCGAATCTATTCTAAAATATCCTCAAGAGTATAGAGAGAAAGTAATTTCATTTCTTGAGAGGTGGTTATGA
- the glpK gene encoding glycerol kinase GlpK produces MSDRYVLAIDQGTTGTRAIIFNEDGLPVANGISYREHRQIYPRPGWVEHDPLEIWNNTKKVVHEAIKNSGINPKKIVSIGITNQRETVVVWDTRTGQPLYNAIVWQDRRTADISEELKRNYGELIHRKTGLIPDPYFSATKIMWLMNNIEGLRTRLERGEAVVGTIDSWLVWQLTHGARDVPTPEKRGTHVTDYSNASRTMLFNIEKLEWDNELLEIMDKIPEAALPLPMPSSHKECYGHTGPEASKLIGAEIPVCSIIGDQQAALIGQAGFNKSDMKATYGTGTFILVNTGKDIVYSRRGLLTTVYYSMRPMDAYYAIEGSIFATGAAIQWLRDGLKIIEVPGEVDALAEAAKDTGGVYFVPAFTGLGAPYWDPYARGLIIGLTRATERRHIVRAVMESIAYMTRDVVEVIREESGLEITALKTDGGVSKSDFLMQFLADILGIEVLRPLVKETTSLGAAFLAGIAGGLWKNVEDVKRLWRPEKVFKPSMEPEKRDKLYSGWRAALRRALGWAREVPWAYS; encoded by the coding sequence GTGTCGGATCGATATGTACTCGCAATAGACCAAGGTACTACCGGGACTAGAGCAATAATCTTTAATGAAGATGGTTTACCGGTAGCTAATGGTATTAGCTACCGTGAGCATAGGCAAATCTATCCCCGTCCAGGCTGGGTTGAGCACGACCCCCTAGAGATATGGAACAACACGAAAAAAGTAGTGCACGAAGCCATAAAAAACAGCGGAATAAATCCTAAGAAGATAGTCTCTATAGGCATTACTAATCAGCGAGAAACAGTCGTTGTCTGGGACACGAGGACAGGGCAGCCACTATACAATGCAATTGTCTGGCAAGATAGGAGAACAGCTGATATCAGTGAGGAGCTTAAGCGCAATTACGGTGAACTAATACATAGGAAGACGGGACTTATTCCTGATCCTTATTTCTCGGCAACAAAAATAATGTGGCTAATGAACAACATTGAGGGACTTAGAACAAGGCTCGAAAGGGGCGAAGCAGTTGTAGGCACGATTGATTCATGGCTCGTATGGCAATTAACGCATGGCGCACGAGATGTTCCGACACCCGAGAAAAGAGGCACCCACGTAACCGATTATAGTAATGCATCTCGAACTATGCTCTTTAACATAGAGAAGCTTGAGTGGGACAACGAACTTCTCGAGATAATGGACAAGATTCCGGAGGCTGCTTTGCCTCTACCGATGCCTTCAAGCCATAAAGAGTGTTATGGCCATACCGGTCCTGAGGCCTCGAAACTTATTGGGGCGGAGATCCCTGTGTGCAGTATCATAGGTGATCAGCAAGCAGCGCTCATCGGTCAAGCAGGGTTCAATAAATCAGACATGAAAGCCACATACGGGACAGGTACCTTTATCCTTGTCAACACCGGTAAAGACATAGTGTATTCTCGGAGAGGGCTGCTTACTACAGTATATTATTCCATGAGGCCTATGGACGCCTATTATGCCATCGAGGGCAGTATCTTCGCAACGGGTGCCGCTATTCAATGGCTAAGGGATGGCTTAAAAATCATAGAGGTACCGGGCGAGGTTGACGCCCTCGCCGAGGCTGCCAAGGATACGGGTGGAGTATACTTCGTTCCAGCATTTACTGGTCTAGGAGCGCCGTACTGGGATCCATATGCAAGAGGGCTCATTATAGGTTTGACACGAGCTACTGAGAGAAGACACATAGTGCGCGCGGTAATGGAGTCAATAGCGTATATGACGAGAGATGTTGTTGAGGTTATAAGGGAGGAATCGGGCCTTGAAATAACTGCTCTGAAAACAGATGGCGGTGTATCGAAAAGCGACTTTCTAATGCAATTCCTAGCCGACATCCTCGGTATAGAGGTGCTAAGGCCTCTCGTCAAAGAAACAACAAGCTTGGGTGCTGCATTCCTTGCAGGAATAGCTGGAGGCTTGTGGAAAAACGTGGAAGACGTAAAGAGGCTCTGGCGTCCCGAGAAAGTGTTTAAGCCGAGCATGGAGCCGGAGAAGCGCGATAAGCTCTACAGTGGTTGGCGCGCAGCTCTGCGCAGAGCCTTAGGCTGGGCACGCGAAGTTCCATGGGCATATAGTTAG
- a CDS encoding MFS transporter, with protein sequence MSDKKIPNITAILFSLAMLVLFYFAGDYMLAAVIKPMWKEGIIPGDEKTWRVYASLLKTVPGYVGLALTFLWGILADRLGRPRLLLTLGLLIGFSLTMVGLATNYAYLLAVLIVFGVAKIGIGPVIYAFIPDIMPPEKRGTGYAAYYAPSVLGFLVGMVIGGILFYWRVAYLLTGLMVIFFTIPLYVFSHRIRIGEAEKPARLEAYSLRKALRAAMNRTVLIMMLQIIPWTIPWGFITLYAVDYLMTRWGITKEVASGVLAIASISIALGHIIGGKLSDSRVNKGDVLGRVKISAIGIIIGYLAMLGMFVYPYPYGSTSLKALLPPTILALAGLLFTTFAYPNISSIISECVRPEYRGTVFSVYNILNTAGWATGPALYSLLVEWFMDTYPERTAIMYAAVVLESLWLVSLAAWLVVAKTYPKDRISLQ encoded by the coding sequence ATGAGCGACAAAAAGATCCCAAACATTACGGCTATACTATTCTCGCTTGCAATGCTTGTTCTATTTTATTTTGCCGGTGACTACATGTTAGCAGCAGTAATAAAGCCAATGTGGAAAGAGGGCATCATACCTGGCGACGAAAAAACTTGGAGAGTATACGCAAGCTTATTGAAGACGGTGCCTGGATACGTTGGACTGGCCTTAACATTCCTTTGGGGAATATTGGCTGATAGGCTCGGCCGTCCAAGGCTCCTGCTTACACTAGGCCTCTTGATCGGATTTTCACTCACAATGGTGGGCCTAGCAACGAACTATGCATATCTGCTTGCAGTACTAATAGTATTCGGCGTCGCGAAGATAGGAATAGGACCGGTCATCTACGCCTTCATACCCGATATAATGCCTCCGGAGAAAAGGGGTACAGGCTATGCAGCATACTATGCGCCAAGTGTACTCGGTTTCCTCGTGGGCATGGTTATTGGGGGTATTCTATTCTATTGGCGAGTAGCATATCTCTTGACAGGGCTCATGGTGATTTTCTTTACAATACCGCTCTACGTATTCTCGCATAGGATAAGAATAGGTGAGGCCGAGAAGCCGGCAAGGCTAGAGGCCTATAGTCTGCGCAAGGCGCTTAGGGCAGCCATGAATAGGACCGTATTAATAATGATGTTGCAGATAATCCCTTGGACCATTCCGTGGGGCTTCATAACGCTCTACGCTGTAGATTACCTCATGACGAGGTGGGGTATAACTAAAGAGGTTGCAAGCGGTGTTCTAGCTATAGCGTCAATATCGATAGCGTTAGGCCATATAATTGGTGGAAAGTTATCAGATAGCCGTGTCAACAAAGGCGATGTGCTTGGACGAGTAAAAATCTCAGCTATAGGGATAATAATCGGATACTTAGCTATGTTAGGGATGTTCGTGTACCCCTATCCCTATGGCTCTACTTCGCTTAAAGCACTACTGCCTCCAACAATTCTAGCACTAGCAGGCCTACTATTCACAACATTTGCTTACCCAAACATAAGCTCAATTATCAGCGAGTGTGTACGCCCAGAGTATAGGGGGACTGTATTCTCAGTATACAATATACTGAATACCGCTGGGTGGGCTACAGGGCCAGCGCTATACAGCCTACTTGTAGAGTGGTTCATGGACACTTATCCCGAACGGACAGCAATAATGTATGCGGCTGTAGTACTTGAGTCGCTATGGCTTGTGAGCCTGGCCGCATGGCTTGTAGTTGCAAAGACTTATCCAAAAGACCGTATAAGTCTACAATAA